CTACAGCACGGAAGCGCGCTTGATGCTCACCGGCGTGATCATCATCGCGGCCGTGTTGTTCCAGCGCCGCATGGGCGGCAGCGCCGGCTAGCTCAAGGCTTCGGCACCAGCGTGTCGTAGTGCTCCGTGTTCTGCCCCGCCTTCTCGATCACCGGCCCATAGAAGCCGATGGCTTCGAGCAACACGCTCTTCGGATGATCGCTGGCCACGCGTTCGTACTCCGCTGCCATCTTCTTCCAGTCGTTGCCCGTGCCCTCGGCAAACTCCAGGAGCCGACCGTGCGTCTGCTCGTACACCAAGCGCTCCCGCTTCATGCGCACGATGCCCAAGGGAGGTCCACTGCCGTGCCCGGGGGCCAGCGACATCGGCGGCGTACCACCGGTCATCATGCCGTGGATGCAGACGACGTCCCGGGCGATGCCGCCACGGATCTCCGCCACCTTCGGCCGATAGCGCTCGAAACGTGGGGGAAACGCTACGCTGCGCTCCTTGCTCCAGCGCGCCGCCGTGTCCGCCAGCGAAAAGCCGATGGCCATGTCCACCAGCCTGCCGACCTGGCGCTGCTGCTGGGCGAGGGCCAACACCGCTTCCACTTGCGGCAGATCCTCCGCGTCGTGAGCCGTGTACAGCGCGGCCTGTCCCAAGCGAAAGCTCGGCAGCGCGGCGTTCTCCCGCCGCCCACGTCCGAGGCACTCCGGCGGAACGTAGTGCGCGCCCGCTTGGAACCAACGTGACAGCGAGTCGAGCGCCGTCTCTTGCGGCTTCGTGAGCTGATCCCGCCCCAAGTAGGGCACGTCACCTTTGGTCGCCCGTGGTGGGTCGAAGCCGCGCATGGCTTCCGCCGCCTCGAGCAGCAGCCGGTCGTCGCCGCTGGGCTCGGGCACTCGTGCCATCGCCTCCGCCTTCTGCCAGCGCGTCGCGATCACGCTCTCGGGCTCGTCCGGCAGCGCGAGCCACGGATACAGCAGCACGCCGAGGACTCCGCCGACCGCCACCGAAAGCACGACGACCACACCCCCGACCCAAGCGAGCCCACGGATCAGGTTCTTACGCTTCATGGCCCGAACGCATGGTGCAAGATGGCAGGACTCCAAAGAAAGCTCTTTTGGTCTTGTTTGTTGGTCCGCCGCGGAAACCGCGCGGTCCGCCGGGCAGCTGCACAGTTCTGCCTTGCATCCGCCCCTACAGCCTCCTCACCCGGACGTTGACCGGAGACGACGCAGAGTATCAAGTCTCGCTCGAGATCATCTTCTGAGCGCGCATGTCCAAACCCGAAGCTGAGTCGACCACGACTCGAATCCTCTGGGCCGCTCTCCTTCTGTGGGGTGTCACGCTCCTGGCGCTCGCGGCCCTGAACCTCGCCGGCTACCAGGCGTTCCTCGGCTCCCTCGAGGCGTGGGTGGGCGGACCATGATCGGGCACCTGTGCCAGAGCATCGCCAGCGCCTCGAGGCAGGCCTGGGGAACGGCAGCGCTCGCGGCCCTGGCGGTGGGCCTCGTAGCGGGGCTCGTGCTGATCCTGGCGAGCCCGAAGCGCCTGCGCGCCATCTCGGCCGTCGTCCTCGGGGTGAGCTCGGTCGGCGCGCTGGGCGTGGCCCTCTCGACGCTGCTCGGCGCGCAGCAGCAGGCGCTCGCCGAGCACGGCTTGCGCTCGGCACGGGAACGGGCCGAAGTCGGTCACACGCTGTTGGCGCTGGTCGTGACCTTGGTGGCGGTGCTGTCGGGAGTGCTGGCCCTGGCGCGGCTCGCGAACCAGCGGCGCGGCGGCACCGTGCTGCCGGCGTGCGTGGCCGTGGTCAGCGGCGTGCTCGGCTACGGCCTCTTGCGTCGCATCGATCTCGCGTACCACGAGGTCGAGTGCGCGGCGGCCTCGCCCTGCCTCCGCGACGTCGTGCTCGGCACGGTAGCCCTCACCTCCAAGCTCGAGATCGCGATCGTGATCTCTGCGATCGTGGGCACCGTCGCCCTGGCCTTCACCGCCCGCCGCATCGCCGCAGTCTCGCGCCTCCGCTGGCTGAGCGCCGGCGCCGTTTTCGTGCTGGGAGCGCTGAGCTTCGCTGCCACCCGAAGCCGCGGGCTCGATGGCTCCCAACCTCTGCCCGAGCGAGAGCTCGGTCGCATCGCCTGCTCCTTTCCCGGCGCAACCGCCGCGGGCGACTCCAACTGCAGCGCCTGCCGGCTGGCGCGACCGAGACCCGTCATCGAGATCCAGCCCGACAACGTGCTGATCGACGGCCGCTCGTCGCGCGACCCCAGGGCCCTTCGTGACGAGCGCGCCCGCCACAGCGGCGGCGGCGCGCGGCTGCCGCCACCCGCCGTGGTGCTCGTCGACCCTCGGGCCCCGCTGGCGAAGGTCGCTCCAACGCTCGCCCGGCTCCGCGACGACTACTGGCACGTAGTGGAGCTGGCAAGGCCGGAGACGAGTGCGCGCGTCGTCCGCACCCACACGCTCGGCGAGGTCCCGCTCCCGGCTCAGTGCTGCTGCGTCCAGGTCGACCTCGTGCGCGGCGCCCCGGAGGCCACGACCTGGGCCGAAGCCGCCGCGCGCGCCTCGGCCACGGGAAGGCTCGCGCTCCCATCGCAGGAGTAAGCTATCTTCGGAGTGCTCACCTACCGCAGACGGTCGTGCGCTGCGTGCACTTTGATTCGGAAACACGGACATACACGTCGAGCGCCTCGAAGATATCGCCAGGCGATCCGGCGTCTCGCTGGATCACTACTGCCGTCGTGTCGGAAGGCCGGTCGCAATTGAGGGTCAGCATCAACTCCTGAGCATCCGTGGTGCACGTCGGCTGAGCTCCCAAGAAGGAGATCTGTATCGGAGCCAAATGCAGCGGCGCGCCCGAGTGCACGGATACCCCCAAGCGTCCCATCGCGACGGCGTTCGCCGGCAACTTCGTCAAGTCCACGGTAAGGCGCTGCGGCGGGGGCTGATAGCCCAACCACACCTGTTGCGCCGGGAAGTATACGTGCGAGCACGGCAACCCCTCCGCGCACCCACTCACGACCCACTCCATCGTGCACGCACCCTGGGTTGCCAGACACCAGCGAATCACGTCGAGAGAGCGACACGTGGTGCCTGTGGAGCAATCCGAGCCACAACCGCCCAAGCCAGCCCAAAACGCGGCGACGAGAAGAACGGAGGATAGTCGCTTCCAGGCGTGCCTCCCCATCGAAGGAGAATAGCACTCGTTGGAGCGTCGTCCCGCGTGCGGTGGTTCCGCGGCGGACCAACAATAATTCCATGAAGCGGGCGGTGCGCTATGCTCGCGCCATGCTCGCGGGGCGAAAGCTCGGGGTCGTCTGCGTGGCGCTTTGCGCCCTTTCCGGCTGCAAGGACAAGAGCGCGCCGCCGCCGGGGGAAGACTCGCCGAAGAAGAGCTCGGCGATCGTGATCGGCATGAGCCAGTGCAACCTGGGGGAGCCCTGGCGCGTGCAGATGAACGCGGACATCGAGAGGGCGGCCAAGGCGCACCCGAGCGTGCGGCTGGTGATGAAGGACGCGCAGAACGACTCCCTGCGACAGCGCGCGCAGGTGGAGGAGCTCGCGGCGGAGCACGTAGACGTGCTCATCATCTCGCCGAAGGAAGCAGCGCCGCTGACCAAGCCGGTGGCACGGGTGTTCGACAGCGGCATTCCAGTGATCGTGCTGGACCGGGCCGTGTTGGGGGACGCCTACACGACCTTCATCGGCGCGGACAACGTGAAGATCGGCCGCGCCGCCGGGGAGTGGGTGCGGAAAACGCTGAACGGCACCGGCAAGATCGTCGAGCTCGAGGGGCTGATGACCTCCACCCCGGGACAGGATCGCCACAAGGGCTTTCTCGCAGGCCTCGAGCGCGAGAAGAACCCGGGGCTCGAGATCGTGTTCACGGCGGACATGGCATGGCTCGAGCCCAACGCCCGCAAGGAAATGGACTCCGCCCTGTCCACGCAGAAGAAGATCGATCTGGTGTACGCCCACAACGATCCTGGAGCCCACGGCGCCTATCTGGCGGCCAAGGCCGCGGGGCGCGAGAAAGAGATGCGCTTCGTGGGCATCGACGCCTTGCCCCACGAGGGCGTGCGCTACGTGCGCGAAGGCATCTTGGATGCGACGTTCCAGTATCCTACGGGTGGAGCGGAGGCCATCGACGTCGCGTTGAAGCTGGTTCGGGGTGAAAAGGTCGCGAAGAAGATCGTGCTCGGTACTCGGCGCACCACCAAAGAGAGCGTGGCGCGCGGAGGGGAGGAGCTGAAATGAACAAGAAAGTCTGCGTGTATTGGCCCGGCGATGGTCGGGCGAAGCCCAATGAGCTGGCCATCCCGAGCATCGAGGCTGCCACGGTGCAGCTGGAGGCAGCACTGAAGAAGCTCGGCCGCACGCCCTATCGCGTGCCGGGCTTCATCGACAAGCCGCACCAGGCGATCGAAAAGCTCTCGCCGGTGGACGATCCCATCGTCGGCGTGTTCGTGCACTGGGTGTACGGACCCAACACTACGGACGGCGTGGTCGGCAAGGACAATCCCCTGCTCATGGCCAGCAACTTCAGCGGCCAGTGGCCGGGCCTCGTCGGGCTGCTCAACACCGGTGCCTGCCTCGAGAGCCTGGGGCGCAAGCATTCTCGCATCTGGACCGACGCTCCGGACTGGACGAAGGACGCCACGTTCATGGAACGGCTGGACGAGTGGCTGTCCAGCGGGGCCATCGCCTACGCCACGGACGGCATCCAGCGCTCCGCCGTGGTGAGCACAGAGGCGCGAACGCGAGCATTGCGCGTGCTCTCCGGCATGAAGCAGCGCCGGCCGCTGATCTTGATGCTGGGAGACACCTCCATGGGCATGATCAACGGCTACTTTGGACCCCGGCTCCTTTCGCCCCACGGTTTCGCCGAGCACAAGATCGATCAGGCGTGGATCATCGATCGTGGGCGCGGCATCAGCGAACGGCGCATCGCCGACGCTCTCGCCTTCGTCAAGGATCGTGGGCTCGTCTTTCACTGGGGCGAGGGGGATGCGAAGGACTTCGACGAGCACAGCAGCAAGGAGCAGCTCCGGGACTATCTCGTGGTCAAGGATCTGGTCGAGGAGTACGGCGCAGACTGCATCGGCTGGCAGTACCAGCTGGGGCTCATCCCACTGCGTCCGCCCTCGGATCTGGCGGAAGGCCTGTTCAACAGCGCGTGCCGGCCGGAATCCAACGGCGACACCATCGCCTGCGCCACCGAGGCGGACCAGGGGAACGTGGTGCCCATGGAGATGCTCAAGCGGCTGCTGAAGGACAAGGGCCTGCACCAAGCCGTGATGTTCCACGACGTGCGCTGGGGCGCCGAGCACGACGGCCGCTTCTTGTGGGTGCTGTTGAACTCCGGATCCTGCGGCGCCTACGCCTTCAACCACGATCCCGAGACCTTGATGGGCGCCCACAGCTACCGTCAGCCGGCGCTCTACTTCCCCACCCCCGGCGGCACCTTCGCCGGCGAGAGCTTGCCCGGCGCCATCACCTGGGCCCGCGCCTACATCAGCGGCGGACGCCTGTGGATGGACGTGGGCAAGGGCGAGGTCGTGAAGCTGCCACCGGAGAAGCGTGATGCGTGGTGGGAGGGCACCACGCGGCAGTGGCCGTTCATGGCCGCGGATCTCGGTGTGGGGCGCGACACGCTCATGGCCCACTACCAATCCAATCACGTTGCCGTGGCCTACGGTGACGTGTTCGGCGAGATGGTCGCGCTGAGCCAGGAGCTCGGGTTCTCGGTGCGCACCCTCGGGGTCGCATGACCCAGGCGGCGCTCGGGATAGACGTGGGCACCGGCAGCGTGCGCGCCGGGCTCTTCGACCTGAAGGGCCGGCGC
This window of the Polyangiaceae bacterium genome carries:
- a CDS encoding substrate-binding domain-containing protein, which produces MLAGRKLGVVCVALCALSGCKDKSAPPPGEDSPKKSSAIVIGMSQCNLGEPWRVQMNADIERAAKAHPSVRLVMKDAQNDSLRQRAQVEELAAEHVDVLIISPKEAAPLTKPVARVFDSGIPVIVLDRAVLGDAYTTFIGADNVKIGRAAGEWVRKTLNGTGKIVELEGLMTSTPGQDRHKGFLAGLEREKNPGLEIVFTADMAWLEPNARKEMDSALSTQKKIDLVYAHNDPGAHGAYLAAKAAGREKEMRFVGIDALPHEGVRYVREGILDATFQYPTGGAEAIDVALKLVRGEKVAKKIVLGTRRTTKESVARGGEELK
- a CDS encoding fucose isomerase, translating into MNKKVCVYWPGDGRAKPNELAIPSIEAATVQLEAALKKLGRTPYRVPGFIDKPHQAIEKLSPVDDPIVGVFVHWVYGPNTTDGVVGKDNPLLMASNFSGQWPGLVGLLNTGACLESLGRKHSRIWTDAPDWTKDATFMERLDEWLSSGAIAYATDGIQRSAVVSTEARTRALRVLSGMKQRRPLILMLGDTSMGMINGYFGPRLLSPHGFAEHKIDQAWIIDRGRGISERRIADALAFVKDRGLVFHWGEGDAKDFDEHSSKEQLRDYLVVKDLVEEYGADCIGWQYQLGLIPLRPPSDLAEGLFNSACRPESNGDTIACATEADQGNVVPMEMLKRLLKDKGLHQAVMFHDVRWGAEHDGRFLWVLLNSGSCGAYAFNHDPETLMGAHSYRQPALYFPTPGGTFAGESLPGAITWARAYISGGRLWMDVGKGEVVKLPPEKRDAWWEGTTRQWPFMAADLGVGRDTLMAHYQSNHVAVAYGDVFGEMVALSQELGFSVRTLGVA